The nucleotide window GCTTTTTATGAGACGATTTTTCAGAAATGCAAGATGGACAAGCTTTGTAATTGTAGTCCTAGTATTTGTTCAGAAATGATGTAATGACAGAGTAATCCTATGAAATGAAGATCGTTTTCAGAAATCACCAAGTATTTTTCATTGGTTGTATGCAGTTCATGTGGTCTGATTTGAAAGAGTCATGCTACAATTTAGGAATAATTTTGACAGAGTATTTTTCACTGGTTGTATGCAGTTCTGCATGAAAGTGGATACAATTTTAATAGAATTTGGACATATAGGTTCACACAATAGATAGGTAGCACTTAAGTTACAGTAACATAGGTCCAGATAACATGATAGGCCGAGATAACATGTCCAGATTACATGTTCAGATTACAGGTTCAGATAACATGTCTAGGGAAAACAAAACAGTAGTGCAGTCTAGGGACATGTCAGTGGTCCATACTAGAAATCAAAACAGTACATCAAGGTCCATACTAgaaatcatcatcttcatcgtctaGGGACATGTCATCATTGTTATCATTGCCACCATCACTACAGTACTACAGTACtgtctcatcttcctcctcatcctcactaTCTTCACGAATAATAGGTTGCTTCTTGCTGCTTATAAGGTCTTGTAAATTTCCTTCAATTATACTAGCTTCTCCACCTTGAATATTGTGTGTAACCTCATTATCAGCCCCTGCTTGCACTACATGTTCAGTATCAGAACAATAATCATCCTGATGCACATCATGACTGGCCTCATCTTTTTCAGCGACATCATAAATATTCCTATGTTCAAATTTCTGCACAACTCACCAATCTTTACCTAAAGATGTGTCTTGCAGGTAAAATATCTTTTTCAATTGAGTTGCTAAGATGAAAGGATCAGTCTTGTACCATAATGACTGCACATTGATGGATTTGAAATGTCTGTCATTTTGAAGGCCTATCGTCTTGCCTTCTTGCTTGAACCAATCGCATCGAAATAGAACCACCGTCCGACGGACTTGAAGATTTGAGTTATATTGCAACTCAATTACCTCTTTCAGGACTCCATAAAAATCTATGTTGTTCCCATCATGTGAACCTTCAGTCATTACACCACTATTTTGTGTCAGAAGGAAATTCTCACGATCCACAGTGCTATACCGCACTCCATTAACCTTGCAAGCTGCACAAGTCTTAACTCGTAGATCTGGGCCACGTGACAGTGCCCACAATCCTTCGCTAACCGATTCTAGATTCTCCTTGCGTTTGTTCTCAATCTGTTGCAACAAAAGTACTCAGTTAACCAATTACATATGGATACTAATGCATTTACTGAACCTAGAAACACAATGAGTAGTGACTTACATGGCACCTAAACCACTTTGCAAATCCTTGTTCAACCATTTTATCAACATCAAGTGCACCTTGCTGCTCAAGATCGTCCCTGTACAAGATGCAGGGCAAAGTTAAGTCATAAGAATAATTTGAAAAATTAGAAATAAAACAAAAACTAATCCCCAAAACATCTAATAGATACTTACTCCAAATATTCCTCAGCTTCTTCATAATTATTTAGCACATACCAAACTAACTTATTGAGGTCAACATCATCAATGTACTGGCTCCTATTAGATCCAACAAGAGTAACACCATGCTTAAAAACATAGATGTCATCAGGCAATGGCATCTCTCCATCACTACCATCATCATGGTTAAATCTATTATCAATATCCTCCATATACCTAGAACAAAAGGTCAAGGTGTCACTTGCCATATATGCCTCAACAATTGATCCTTCTAGCCTAGCCCTGTTCCTTACAAAATTCTTCAAAGTGCCTAGCAGCCtttctattgggtacatccatccgTATTGAATAGGTCCTCTTAGCAGTGCCTCATTAGGAAGATGGACAGCCAAGTGCACCATGACATCAAAGAAGGCAGGTGGAAAGattttctcaagcttgcataGGATCAATGGAATTTCTTCTTTTAGCCGTTTGACAACATCAATCCTTAGATTTCTACTGCATAGTTCCCTGAAGAAGGTCCCAAGCTCTGCAACTGCTTCATATACATCCTTCCTCACCAGTCCTCTTAGGCTAGCAGGTATGATTCTTTGCAGGAGTATGTGGCAAGAATGTGTTTTCAGCTTTCCCTGCACCTTCAAACCATCTtcacttatgtatcttgctagGTTAGCCGCATATCCATTAGGAAACTTGGTACCTTTGAGAAACTTGCAGAACTTGATTTTTTGATCCTTCCCCAAGACATACAAAGCAGGTGGAGCAGTGACTAAGTTGCCATGCTGCTATAAGTACAATTCAAGTCTTATGCccatatcatgcaaatctagcctagcattGGTTGTGTCCTTGGTCTTGCCCTGCACATTGAGTAATGTGCcaagaatgttttcacatatgtttttctcTATGTGCATCACATCGAGATTATGTGGAAGCTTTAAATGTTTCCAATATGGCAATCTCCACAACCCAACTTTGCGGCTATAAATCCTTGGACCCTCATTGCGCTTCCTTTTATTTCCAATAATTTCAGGATGCTTCCCTGGCCTAACATCTTTCACCTTCTCTagctcctctaggacctcctccaaagTGAACTTGCCTAGCTGATCTTTGTTTTCACGCTTACCATCGAAAGCCAAGCTTCTCCGCCATGCATGTGTCCTTGGAAGGTAACGACGATGTCCAGTGTAACATATTTTACTCCTTATTGCCTGAGACAACGGATCCTTGTCGCAATGAATACATGCATAATACCATTTTGTTGTTTGCCCTGATAACGTGCTTAACGCTAGAAAATCATGTATACACCATAGCACGGCAGCACGAAGGTTAAACTTCCAACCCGTACATGCATCGTAGGTACTGACACCCTTCCATAGATCGAGCAGTTCTTCAATTAGGGGCTCAAGGAACAAAtcaaaatcctttcctggagATTTTGCACCTAAGATGAGTAAAGACATAAAGCAGTTTGCTGGATTCACGCATTCCCATGGTGGGAGATTCAGCGGTGTTAGAAGCACTGGCCACATACTGTACTACGTACTCatgttgccaaatggattgaatccATCGGTAGCTAAGGCAAGCCTCAGGTTCCTCAAATCATCTGCAAAGGTTGGTTCCCTCGTGTTGAACTCCTTCCATGCTTCTCCATCAGCTAGATGGCTCATTACATTGTCGACTAGCGTCCTTGTTTTCTTGTGCCATTGTGTTTCCTCAGAAGTGCGCTTTGAAGCAAAAATTCTTTTCAACCTTGGCAAAAGTGGAAAATGCCTCAATACCTTGTGTGGAACCCGCTTGTTCCCAGTTTCATCTTGCCATCTAgacgccttgcatactgggcacacATTCTCTTTATAATACCTCTTCCAAAACAACACACAattgttcttgcacacatggatgTTTTCGAAACCAAGGCCCAGTTCTCCAAGATATTTCTTGGCCTCATCATATGATTTTGGCAACTCACTCTGAGGGTATCCTGATGACAACAACTTCAGCATTGTGGAAAATGATGTATTGCCAATTCAATAAAGAGACTTGATATACAATATCCTCACCAGAAAAGAGAATTTTGAATGGCTAGATCCTAGGCTAAGTGACTTCTTTGCATCTTCAAGGACTCTTGCAAACCTTGGTTGTTCTCCATCAGCCTCTGCCGTAGCATACAGATCTCCTATCATCTCTGGTACTCTGTGatcctcatcataatcatcatcggCCACATCCACATGTATCCCAAAGTCATGATCACTTCCTTCGACCTCCTGCTCCAAATTTTCAACTACTACAGTATCTGCCGactccccatgatgaatccacctggTGTATGTAGCTGGCATTCCATAAATGTGTATATGGTCATTTACATCATCCTGAGGCTGTAAACTTTGATTAAGACATTTGCTGCACGGACAAAGTATGTGGCTGTATTCGGGGTATCTTTcactaacaaatttcatgaactcttcaactcctttcacatatgcaggtgtgaattgtgtcccataaaTCCAGCTTCTATCCATCTGTTTTGAGAGTAAAATAAACCTTGCACTCAGTCCTGAAATTAGAGTAAACTCAACAAAATTCAAAAACACATccaacacatgcatatatataaagaAATTCAAAAACAAATCAAACCTTGTACTGCTCTGTCCCACGTGCCGCTGCTGCTCTGTCCCACGATCACCGGCGCTCTTCTGTCCCATGCAAACCATCGCTGCCCTATCCCATGCAAGTCGCCGCTGCCCGGCGCTGCTCTCCTCGCCCCATGATTGCCGGCGCTGCTTGGACCGCCCCATGATCGCCGACACTGGTGCACTGACCCATGCACACCGCCGCTGCTCTGTCCCACGAGCGCTGCCGCTAACCAACGCTCCTCTGCTCACGCACCATGCGCTGCTCTGCCAGCCCCATGCTCGCCGGTGCTGCTGCACTATCCCACGCGTGCTACCACTGCCCGACGCTGCTCTCCTCGCCCCACGCTCGCTGGCACTGCTCTCCTTGCTCCACGCTTGCTAGCGCTACTCTGCCCATCCAACACTCGCCGGCGCTGCTCTGCCCACCCGACGATTGCCGGCGCTAATCTGCTGTGCTCACCCGATGCTACTCTCACGGCGCGAGGGTTTGTCTGCGCCCACGTCTGTGCGATCATgggtttagggcatgtttggttccctGTATGCGGCTCAACCAGGCTCACGGGATGCAACAACCAAATGTTTGGTTACCAGTGCCGATGTTTGGGCCTAGCCCGCGTGGTGCAAAAAGCGTCCTTCAGCCAGGCTCTGCAGATATGGGGAAATCGAGCGTTTCTCGGTGCCAGGCTAGCCTGATACATGAGGTGCATGTGGAGAGGCTACACGTGGCAAAAAAAGTCATCAGCTCAGCTCCGGACCAGACAACCAAATAGCGTTTGTCTACAGCATGTTTGGACTGACGCAAGTAACCAAATGTAGAGACCTTGCATGCGTTCGGCCTAGCTGTAGAGAGCCTGGTTCTCTGCTACGAGCCTGGTTCCGGTGGGCCCATGAACTATGATCAATTCAATTTAGGGAACCAAGTTTCAATTATCATGTTATACATTTACAAATAGAAAAACATGCATGCCTTTATCACAAAACGGCGAGTGCTCCAGTGGTAACGCACCAACATGTCTAGCaacaggtcgtgggttcgaatctCCCTATGTGCgctattttttggcaaaaaaagggAGGCACAAGGATGCAGGTCTAGTTGGACCGTGTGGGCCACGCTGCCCCACTTGTTCGTCGCCACATCCTTAGGCTGAGACCCACTGGTGGGACCGCATTGCCACATCTTCGAGGTTGGGACCCAATGGTGGGACCACATCGCCAAGTCCTCGAGGTGGGACCTACTGGTGGGACCACGGcgccacgtcctcgaggtggtacacgagccaaatgatctatgacgatttagttttgttgttttatgacAATTCTTTTGTTTTTGTCATTATTCTTCATGCCAAAGCTCCATCACTTGTTACTTATGACGAAGCTGGAAATTTTGTCATAGAAAGCGCTTGTTCTGTGATGAAATTTGTAAGCGTCATGACTGAatcgtcattgatgaacacatttctagtagtgaatacactagcatcggtggaaacaaatatagctttgtgatagtggataattatactagatacacatgggtattctttctagtagataaaagtgatgtgtttgtaaccTTCAAGTCATTTGTCAAGGACAtatacaatgagtttgaaacaaccatcaagagagttagaagtgacaatggtagtgagtttaataacactagaattgatgatttgtgtgatgattttggaattagacatcaattcttggccaagtacactccataatcaaatggtcttgttgagaggaagaatagaatactTATcgacatggcaaggtctatgcttagtgagtataatgtgagtcaatccttttgggtcaaagcaatcaacacgggtTGCTATTATAGTAACCTCCTCTATTATCACCGAATGATGgataagacaccttatgagctcttcaatgatagaaagcccaacattgcatattttttgatttttggttgcaaatgctacatattgaagaaaggcactagattgagcaagtttgacaataagtgtgatgaaggattctagcttggatactcaaccactagcaaagcatatagagtttggaatttggcaagttgtactcttgaagaagttcatgatgttgaatttgatgaaaccaagggttcccaagatgaagatgagaatcttgatgatattagaggcattcaattgtcaaatgctatgaagaacatggatattggtgaattgaggcctagagaagtgatagatgaagaagatgatcaagttcaagtgctatCCTCTCCCAATATGCAagttgatacaaatcaagcaagtacaagtggctcgcatgacaatgtgcaagatcaagtggctaggtCATCATCTCAAGTGAATCAATCCAATGAGCAAGCACGTGCAAGTAATTAAGTCcaaatactccaaccaactaatattgcaagagatcatccattgtaCACTATAATTAGATATTTTTTtggaggtgtacaaacaagatcaagattggcatcattttatgagcacttcttatttgtgtcatccattgaaccaaagaagatagatgaagccttgaaggatgttcattgggtcaatgctatgcatgaagagctaaacaacttcaccagaaatcaagtatgggagttagctAAAATACCAAAGAatcacaatatgattggaaccaaatgagtctttagaaacaagcaagatcaagataggatagaagtaaagaacaaagcaagattggtagcacaaggttacactcaagttcaaggtcttgactttggagaaacatatgtcccggttgctagattggaagcaattagaatcttgctagcctatgcttgtgtccacaacatcaaactctatcaaatggatgtgaagagtgcatttctcaatggctacatcaatgactTGATTTATCTTGAGCAACCGcccggttttaaagatgacaagaagcccaaccatgtgtacaagctaagaaaggcattgcatggtttgaagcaagcacctagagcatggtatgagaggttgagagattttctcctctctaagggattcaagatgggaaaggttgacaccactcttttcacaaagaagattggaaatgacttgtttgcgttgcaaatctatgttgatgacatcatatttggatcaaccaatcaagacttttgtgaagagtttgggaaaatGATGgccaatgagtttgagatatccatgattagagagttgagttacttccttggtttcaaatcaagcaaatgaagaatggcacatttgtaagtcaaggcaagtacatcaaagacatgctcaagaagtttggaatggatgatgccaagtcaattagtacaccaatgggaacaaatgacaatttggatagtgatgcaagtggcaacatggtagatcaaaagttgtatcggtctatgattggaagcctactctatgtgaccgcatttaGGTCGGATGTCacgtttagtgtgtgcatgtgtgcaagatttcaagcatcaccaagagaaagtcatttgaaggctatgaagagaatattgaggtacttaaatcatatacaaaatgttggtttgtggtatcccaaaggagcaaagtttgagttagttggatattcggactccgattatgcgggatgcaaggttgaaaggaagagcacattgGGTACatgtctgaaagctctagtttggttttggtgaattgatgaaaccctaagtgctaacctaatttatcaagtgatcatgagataggtagcacattccaagtggtgaagcaaatgaagattatgacatgatgatggtgatgccatggtgataatcaagtgcttggacttgaaaagaagaaagataaaaacaaaaggctcaaggcaaaggtataaatggtaggagctattttgttttggtgatcaagacacttagagagtgtgatcacatttaggatcgatagtcatactattaagaggggtgaaactcgtatcaaaatgcggttatcaaagtgccactagatgctctaactcattgcatatgcatttaggatttagtagagtgctaacacccttgaaaatgtgttgtgaaaatatgctaacacacatgtgcacaaggtgatacacttggtggttggcacatttgagcaagggtaagaaacttcaccggtggagtgtccgcccgtagagtgcggacagtccaacggtgccactggcgccctatacagaaaagacggaggtcactgtaagtgaccggacactggccacagtaggaccggcgcatccggtcagtagaagttGTAAAGACACTGGCgttggtctctgaccggacgctgggtcacttagtgaccgaatgctggagggttgtgtccggtcctgctgacgtggcagcgcacaggtgagacgccgagtgaccgaacgctgggtgagtctggtggagcatgaccggacgcgtccggttgtgattttttgcttctggatgcttactagaaatgaccggacactaaggtcctgcgtccggtcacttcatagtagcacgtccggtcatcacttgaccgttgggatcaagcgctcagtatttgaagagaggggacatgtggcatgcatcgcacgactggacgctggggtccagcgtccggtcaatcagaccggagcgtctggtcgccccgtgtttagtgcagtgaggagcccaacggctctattcatggggtctctatttaagccccatggccagctcaagctcactctcttggccatttgcattgacatagcaaccttgtgagcttagacaaagccctcccactcatctccatcattgattcatcatctttgtgagattgggagagaatccaagtgcattgcttgagtgtttgcatctagaggaacttggtgttcatgtttcgctacggaattcgcttgttactcttggtggttgctaccacctagatggcttggagcagcgaggatcgttgagcggaggttggtgattgtctccggctccgatcgtggtgattgtgaggggttcttgacctttctcggcggagagccaaaaagtactctagtgaattgcccgtggcttgtgtgatcctcatcttgtgttggttgtatggcaccctattgagagtttggcatgtgatgtcaattagcgcatgaaccttcaagtgagtgaattgccacaacgaggagtagtttgccggcaagcaagtgaacctcgataaaaaatcattatgttcatcatttgattctgaggtgattggtcttcattgatattgattcttgtgattgattggttcactcctcgacatggtggtataactatcttgctctctctctctttacattaccgcaaactagttatcaagctctttagtgtagctagttgtgagagcttgttagtttggttagtatggctctttagttagtctttgagagcacactaacttagtatagtgtcatagctattgtgtggttagagacaatagaaattaaaattgtggtaggtggcttgcatttttagtagactagcgcaacacttgcttcgtctcataattgtctaaccggtttgttaagtgttgttgtagaatttttttaataggctattcaccccccctgctctagccattaggaccttacaatgtcaactattgggaagattacttgtatcttggtcatcaaagaagcaaaatagtgttgtattatcaactaCCGAAGCCAAATATATAtctgtcggtagttgttgtgcacaaattctttggatgaaggacactttgaatgactttggaatcaagttcaagaatgtgtcattgctatgtgacaatgagagtgcaatcaagctaaccaacaattcggttcaacatgtaagaataaagcacattgatgtccgccaccatttcataagagatcgtcaacaaaaaggggacatttcaattgggagtgtgggcaccgaagatccacttgccgacatattcaccatg belongs to Miscanthus floridulus cultivar M001 chromosome 4, ASM1932011v1, whole genome shotgun sequence and includes:
- the LOC136548703 gene encoding uncharacterized protein, which codes for MGRSKQRRQSWGEESSAGQRRLAWDRAAMVCMGQKSAGDRGTEQQRHVGQSRLSARFILLSKQMDRSWIYGTQFTPAYVKGVEEFMKFVSERYPEYSHILCPCSKCLNQSLQPQDDVNDHIHIYGMPATYTRWIHHGESADTVVVENLEQEVEGSDHDFGIHVDVADDDYDEDHRVPEMIGDLYATAEADGEQPRFARVLEDAKKSLSLGSSHSKFSFLLLSSGYPQSELPKSYDEAKKYLGELGLGFENIHVCKNNCVLFWKRYYKENVCPVCKASRWQDETGNKRVPHKVLRHFPLLPRLKRIFASKRTSEETQWHKKTRTLVDNVMSHLADGEAWKEFNTREPTFADDLRNLRLALATDGFNPFGNMSAKSPGKDFDLFLEPLIEELLDLWKGQHGNLVTAPPALYVLGKDQKIKFCKFLKGTKFPNGYAANLARYISEDGLKVQGKLKTHSCHILLQRIIPASLRGLVRKDVYEAVAELGTFFRELCSRNLRIDVVKRLKEEIPLILCKLEKIFPPAFFDVMVHLAVHLPNEALLRGPIQYGWMYPIERLLGTLKNFVRNRARLEGSIVEAYMASDTLTFCSRYMEDIDNRFNHDDGSDGEMPLPDDIYVFKHGVTLVGSNRSQYIDDVDLNKLVWDDLEQQGALDVDKMVEQGFAKWFRCHIENKRKENLESVSEGLWALSRGPDLRVKTCAACKVNGVRYSTVDRENFLLTQNSGVMTEGSHDGNNIDFYGVLKESLWYKTDPFILATQLKKIFYLQDTSLVQAGADNEVTHNIQGGEASIIEGNLQDLISSKKQPIIREDSEDEEEDETRAGRQAAGAAKPSRPVSVRLPRSNTAPRVGGAGRRPGASRGDGDRHRIGDSRTAADVPRPRESAGFFATSRRERERDADDTPTPERRGFGSACDALPSRTAACERGFGWFAGHGQVHGSVTEPIRSRSTCARSTLRPTRVGSVSGAWRTVVLLASARAVERRSCGRPR